The DNA region TGAAGGCGTGTGAGACTTTGTTTAAGAGAAATTATTCTATAATTTCGCAAACGCTCGTTTATTTAAATGAGAGGGTCGGTACGGTCCTCTCATTCAATAGTTAGCCCGACGAGGACGGAGATGAAGAAACCTGCGCTTGCTGATGTTGAGAACGCCTTCCAGCCAGCTCGGGAGATCGACTCGGCCGAAAGGTTCGCTGGCCGCCAAGCCCCTATTTCTGACTCGTACTACTCCCTATTGGGACAGGGGACAAATATCGCCGTCGTGGGAAATCGAGGCATTGGTAAGAGTTCGCTCGCTCGACAGGTCGGCGTCATAGCCAGTGGTGACAACAGCCTCCTTGAGCGCCTAAAGTTGCCGCACGACCACACCCTCGATTTTCTCACGGTGTACTTCGCCTGCGGCAACACCGTCCAGACCGTCAACGACCTTCTTGAGAGACTTCTCACGACTTCCAGCTGCCTTGGAGACTGGATCTACGACATCCCAAAGGCAAGGAAGGAAATCGTGTCTTACTCACCGGAACTGAGTGCCAAGCTCTTTGGAGTGGGCGCTAAGCTCGGCGGCGAGAAAGGTACGGAGAGCGAGTCTACACCGGCTGTTGGATCTCACTCCATCGACACCGTGTTCACAAACGTGTGCCACGCGATTGCTGAACAAGAAGTAGCCTCGGATGGTCTACTTATCATCGTGGACGAATTTGACCAGGTCCGTGATCCAACCGGCATGGCCGGGCTGCTGAAATCCCTTGCTACCAACGTTCCGAAGGTGAAATTCTGCGTCGTTGGGGTTGCTCGAGACATTCAGAATCTGATGCGCGAGCACGAGTCGGCGGATCGCCTCTTTGCGGGCAGTATTATTCAGTTGCCTCCCATGTCGGACCAGGAGCTTAGCGAAATCGTGAGTATTGGCGAGGACTCAATTGGCGGATACATTCGCTTTGCTGAAGACGCCACCGAGCGCTTAGTCACTCTGGCACAAGGTCACCCGTACATGGTTCATCTGATAGGCAAGTATGCATTGCGACGAGCATTCCAGTCCGACATGCGCGAGATCACGGTGGAAATGATCGACGCGACCTTGCAGTCGATCGCTGAAAGGGGTGCCGATCCGGTCCTGGAGGGTCGATACAAAAAAGCCGTCGCATCCTCGCCACAACGTGAGATCGTCCTCAAGGCGCTCGCACAGGTACGAGGTGCTGATGGAGAATGCTGGACGACCGACGCCTACAAGATAGCCCTGGAGGCTGGGGTCGATAACTCAAGCCAATACGTTGGCCAACTCGTTACTGAGGACTATGGAGCTGAAGTCGAAAAAGTTCGCGAGCGGTACTACCGATTCCGAGACTCGTTGTTCGCAGCATACGCGCTAGCTAGGCCGCGACAGTACGAAAGCACAGGCTAACAAGACGATGAAGCTGACGGTCGCCTTCGGCTTCCGCACCTTATCGTCGAAGTTAAAGCCCAATCTTACCAACTATTAACGCTTGGCGGTATTAACGTAATACGTTAATATCCTGCCCATGATTAAAACCTTTCGAGACAGGGATACCGAAAGGCTATTCAAAAGACAGCGAATCAAGCGATTCTTGCTGTCGATTCAAAAGGTTGCGCAGCGCAAGCTGGATTTGATTGATGGTGCTGATTTAATTGAAGATCTCCGGACTCCTCCAGGGAATCGCCTGGAAAAGCTTTCGGGAATCCGTAAAGGTCCGTATAGCATTCATGTGAATGACCAATGGCGAATCTGTTTTCGCTGGAAATCAGGTCAAGCCACTGATGTCGAGATTGTTGACTACCATTAGGTGAGTGTTATGAGCAATAAACTATTACCCCCAATTCATCCTGGCGAAATTCTCTTAGAGGATTTCTTGAAACCGATGGGTGTTAGCCAATATCGCCTTGCCAAGGCGACGAGTGTGCCAGCACGTCGAATAAATGAAATAGTTCACGGGAAGCGGGCTATTACTGCTGATACAGCACTCCGCCTTTCGCGGTTCTTTGGCATCTCGGACCGGTTCTGGATGAACCTGCAAACCAGATATGATCTAGAAATAGAAAAAGATCGGTTGGGCTCACGGCTTGAAGAAGAAGTCGAATCCCTTAAGGAAGCCAGTTAAGTTGGGCTATAACCATTCACTCCAATCGACGCTCGTACCTCGCGCGATTGAGTTCAAACGTTAGGCTTTTGAAGGAAAAATATGAGAATTCCTGTAAAGAAATTAAGAAAGTATCCTTGGATTCTACGGCCTTTCTTTTGGAATCAGAAAAGAAAATATGGAGCAATCCTTCAGCCAGGCTTACTTTGGGCAAGAGTTCCCAAGTTGTTCGCAGCAGTGGCTGTGCTCTATGGCGTGCTGGACAGAAAAAGCTCTCCGTTGAATCCCGTGCTGCGTTCATTGGTTACGGTACGAGTATCGCAAATCAATTGGTGCCGTTTCTGTGTTGACATCAATTCTGCCACTCTGGCCAAACGCTCTGGATCTATGGAAAAAGCAGAGAAGCTTGCGCAGTGGAAAGAAAGCGATCTCTTCGACGAGAAGGAGAAAGTGGTTCTTGAATACACGGAAGCTGTTACTTATTCAGATCAACAGGTGACCGATGAATTGATAGAGCGATTAAAGGGCTTTTTTGATGACGATGGCATTGTGGAATTAACTGGGCTTATCGTTTTCCAAAATTTGTCTAGCAAATTCAATAGCGCTCTAGATGTGCCAGCTCAAGGCTTTTGCAAACTTCCGTATGATCATTCCAACAATAATCAAGCCTAACAATCACATCCAGCGGACAGTCCAACCGCGCCGCTAATTTGAGCCGTTAATACGAACGTTGGCTTTTTGAATCTCGATTGACTCCTTTTGGCCGAAAGGAGACGTTATTATGGTTGGTGTCGAGTGCTACAGGTGGGCTGTTAAGATCCGTGTTTCTGTGGCTAAAGTGACCTGGTTTTTTAATAAGCCTACCGCAGAATACGGTAAAAGCGCAGCGTTAACCATTCACGTCATTCAGCATTGCAATCATTTCGCGCAACTTAAGTCGTTCGGCGAGTTCCAAAGCGGCTGTGTTAGAAACTTCATCGTATCCTCTCTCGAACTGCATTATGTTCAGCGATTGATCTGCACCGAAGTAGAGTAACAAGCGTGCGGCACCGATACAGTTGCTTATGACGGCCACGTGCAGCGGGGTTCCTTTCAACCCGTGTCGATAGATTACATTTCGGAACACTGGATATGTTGCATAGGTATTTATTGACTCGACACTGTCGGAAAGAACAGCTCTAAACTCATCAGTTTTATTCGATTCCGCGAGCTGATGGAGTGATTCCCCGGGCATTTGCTTGAGGGATCAGGGTGTGGGTTGGGCGGCCCCTGTGGCCCTCAAGCGACGTGGGTCGTCTCGCCGTGACGGGTCGGGCACTCGTCCTCGCTATAGGCACGGGCTTCTTCTATCAGTGCCTTTAGATTCGTCGGATAGGGATTCTCCTTCAACAGTATCGCCATGTGAACCAAGTTGTGGGCCATGAAGCGGGCCGTTTTGTTGGTATACATGTGTTTATCGCCTCCCGCCTCGATGTAACTGGGCCCCGGTCCCGCATCGCCAACCCAATAACAGTCGGAATTAGCTGGAATGGTGCAGCCAAAGTGTGAAAAGTTAAATAGCGTGGTCTCTGCGGCCGAATGGGCACCGTCTTCATTGCCGGTGACAATGACACCTGCAACTTTGTTGTAGAGAGGGAATTGTCCGGTCTCTGGATGTCCGTCGCTATAGCTTCCATCTAGCCGCTCAATGACGAGTTGTGCAACGGCAGAGCGAACGCCCATCCATATTGGCGTGCCAAGAATCACGATATCGGCGGCCTTGAGCTTGTCGTAGATGAGCGGCCATTCGTCACCCTTACCCATATAGGAATCCACGCCGAAGGGGATGTTGAAATCAACCACGCGGATGCTCTCTGATTCCACACCCAATGGCGCCATCAGCTGGACGACCTTGTCAATAAGTGCCTGTGTGTGGGAACGCTCGGGTGAGGGCTTTAGCGTACAGTTCAGGATCACGGCTTTGAGTTTCATGGTTTTTCTCTCCCTAACCATTTGTTATTGAAGATAATTATGGGCTGGGATCGAGATATCAGAATAAGATCCCGGCCCCACAATTGTATCGATCCAGATTATACCTTCAACGCCTCGTGCGAGGGATAAGACCGACAGCAAGTTCGAGTTAGCCGACCGTGGTCTTCCTGGTGAGGGAAGCGAACGAAGAGGATGATTAACGATTGTGAATAGGCGAGAGCTTATTCAATCGAAAAGACCATGGTTATGCTGGGTGATCAGAGGAAGCAAGATCGTTCCGGACAGAGGCTTTATCAACGGTAACGCCTCTATAGTAGACGTGGTCGCGCCGGGAATCTTGTAGCCTTGCAATAGACGATCAATCAATGTGACCTTAGCTACAGATGGAGTGGCGTCCGTGGGCAGTTGGATATCGGCTTTTGAATCTACGATTTGCTGGATTTTGCGACCTCCAAGCATTAGATACAACGGCACGCCAATATAGGGAAACACTACGATGACCAGCAGCCAGGCGATGGTACCTGACGGCGAGCGCTGCTGCCGAATAACGTGCGCGATGATAATAGTGGCTATGAGAAAGCCGAGTGCCAATGCAAGTTTGTTTGAGAGGAAAAAAAGGGCCGTCATGTACATACGCAGTAGTTCCTCAAGTGCTATTCAAAAATATGGGCCAGTTATAAACAAACTTAAGCCTTGCGCTTCGATAAGCGATGAATGACCCACCCGTAGATCGCCAAGTTCACGATTACGACCAACACACCCAGTGTGATCTGCAATTCCCGTGTGAGTGCCGTAGGGTACAACAACGGTATAATGTAGTGTTCTATAAATCCGCCAGAATAGTCCTGTGCACCGGCTCTCCCACGCAGCCAGTTCTCGAGTGGCGTGAGAGGGCATATCCAGCCCGCAAACTCAATCCATGCGGCCCACATAACGGTCGGGATATGAATCCAGGCACAGCGCGTCCACCTGAGCACTAAAAATCCGCCAAGAGCGGCGAACACAACAAACCCAAGGTGTACAAGTACGATGACGTCAGCGAGCGCCTGATAGACCATTGGCTGTTTCTTGCAGTGCGTTCTGCGCTAACTCTGCGCAGCTTGCTTGGAAGCGATTGTGGATCGCGCAATCTAAAAATATTTTCTCTATAGATTTCGGTACATAACTAACATCGCCGTGTGCCAGGGCTCGCTTCGGACACGGGGCACATCACTGCCTCTCTACCATAATCTGCCCTTCGGGGATGACATACACGCGGTACCGCTCTCCACCTTGACACTGCGCTTGATAGTCCGTTGGCCCGTCGCGCTTGAAGCTAATGACCTTATCGCAATGGTGGCCTGCTAGTGTGATCATAGCGAACAGATCGCGCTTCACGATCTCGTCATGGTCGCGAGGGGTAACGACCGGTGTCCCCGTGTGTTTTTCTATTCGGATTTGGTTTTCAGCCTCGACATATACTCGATAGCGATCCCCGGTTTGACAATTGACCTTATAGTCCTTTTCACCCGAGCGCTCGTAGCTCAGAACCATGCCGCAGGGTTGGCCCTGCAGGCTAATGACCGAAAATAGATCTTTTTTCACCAGATCATCTTCTGAGGTGCAGCCAAAGACCAACAGCACTGCCAATGCAGCAACGCCAGCCAGGCGGACGGGAAATTTCCTATTTATATCCATGCGTTAGATGGTCTATCAGCCGTTCAGCTTGGCAAACTGGATAGGGTCGGCCAGCATGTTCCAAAGGTTCTCGCGGGCTGTGACGAGATCGTGTGCAAGTTCTGGATCTTTATCTTGAACCAGCGTCAATATTTTATTGACAAGGAGGTTATATCGCTCGTGTAGCTGCTCAGCGGTCGCGGAGCTCTTATCATTGTGATATCCGCGTAATTCGTCTAACAGCTTTGTTGTCTGATTCTTGATCTGGAGTTTGGTAAGTACACCAACTGCCTTCGTAGCACGCAGGCGTTGCTCTAGCTCGACTAGGTCAAGTTGAAGGGATGCCCTCTCTTTACCTGACTCTGTCTCGTTCGCTCTAGCGGGTGTACCGAGCATCAGCGTTGCCGATGCCCTGCCCGTTGAATTGACTGGCCAACTGAGCGTAAGCGCTAAAGCCAAGCCACCTAAACTTGCTCTCGCAAGCCAATTAACGGAGGAAATCGGCTTGCGTAAAACACGCTGCTCGAGACGCGACAGATTAACTCTGTTGCAAAACGAAGTCATAGTTATCAATAAAGCGGGGCCAATGAAGAATGACCAGTAGCGCAATACGGAAACATTTTTATCGTACAAGTTCTCATTACAATGTTTGGAAAACCTCCTCGGCTGTCTCGATTGTCGCCTTAAATTGCTCATCACCATGGGCGCTTGAGACAAACCCAGCCTCAAAGCTCGATGGTGCGAAATAGATGCCCCGTTCAAGCATACTATGGAAAAACTGTTTGAAACGCTTCTGGTTGCAGGCTAGGACTTGTGAAAAATTCGTAATAGCGTCTGCGTCCGTGAAGAACAGCCCAAACATTCCACCAACTTGATTTGTTGTGAGCCCGATTCCAGCAGAAGCGGCACACTCTCGCAGTCCCTTGGTGAGGCGCATGGTTTTGTCAGAGAGTCTTGCATAAAAGTCGGTTTCCAACACTAATTCAAGGGTCGCGAGGCCTGCAGCCAAGGCCACCGGATTACCGGAAAGTGTGCCTGCCTGATAGATGGGGCCCTGTGGGGCAATGTGATCCATGACGTCGGCGCGCCCGCCGAATGCACCGACCGGCATTCCACCACCGATGACCTTGCCCAGTGTCGTGAGGTCTGGGCTGACATCATAGAGTTGCTGTGCCCCCCCGCGGGCTACGCGAAAACCCGTCATGACTTCGTCAAAAATTAATAGCGCTTGATACTCGTCACACAGAGCTCTAAGTCCTTGGAGAAAGCCCCGCACCGGAGGCACACAGTTCATATTACCCGCCACCGGTTCAACAATGATGGCGGCAACGTCTTTCCCTGTCTTACATAATGCATCCCGTACCTCGTCCAAATCGTTATAGGTAACCGCGATCGTGTGCTCCGCCAGCGCCTTGGGCACGCCAGGAGACGTTGGGACACCCAACGTCAATGCGCCCGATCCAGCTTTGACAAGCAGCGAGTCAACATGGCCGTGGTAACAACCCTCAAATTTAATAATCTTGTCCCGGGCCGTGACACCGCGAGCAAGACGTATGGCACTCATGGTGGCTTCAGTACCGGAGTTCACCATGCGCACCTTTTCGATAGCGGGCATGAGCTCGCAGATCTTTTTTGCCATAGCGGTCTCAATTGTTGTTGGTGCACCAAATCCGAGTCCGTTAGCGGCTGTCTGCTGCACAGCCTTTATAACGCTTGGGTGTGCATGGCCAACGATCATGGGACCCCATGAGCCCACATAATCGATATAACGTTTGCCATCGGTGTCGAACAAATAGGCGCCTTTACCTCGCGTAAAAAAGACAGGCTCGCCGCCAACCCCCTTGAATGCCCTGACCGGCGAGTTGACGCCGCCGGGAATGAAGCGCTGCGCCTCTTCAAAAAGTTTCTGTGATTGTGTCATTAATCGATTGTTATCCCCTCGGGGTCATATATTCGAAAAGCATGGAGTAACGTTTTGCCGCGGCTTCAGGATTAGGCTCGCCAAACAGCCCTTGTATCACCGCAAGCAGATCGGCACCTGAATCCAGCAGCATCTTTCCATTTTCCGGCGTGATCCCACCAATCGCGACGATTGGAATAGAGATAAGCTGCCGTGCCTCCCGGAGTAGATCAGTTGTTGCCCTTACTGAATTCGGCTTCGTTTTAGACGGGAAGAAAGACCCAAAGGCAACGTAATCGGCACCAACCGATTCTGCCTTGCGCGCCCTATTGAGTTGGTCATAGCAGGAAACTCCAATGATGGTGCCTTCCCCCATAAGCGCTCTTATTTTATGGTACTTTATGTCATGTTTCCCCAGGTGTACGCCTTCAGCCCCGACCATTGTTGCCAACTCTATATCGTCATTGATAATCAGAGGAGCGTTGTGATCTTGACACAGTTCATGCAGTGCTTTTGCTTCCTGTTCTCGTCGAGTGCCATCGGTAGTTTTGTCACGGTACTGAATCACAGTAGCGCCGCCTATCAAAACTTTTTCTACTACCTCAAGTAGAGCAGATGGTGCAATCAGCGTGTTATCCGTAATTGCATAAAGGCCCCTGAGCGGTGGGCGCATTATCGCTGCAGGTCCTCATTTGCGTGCTTCCAATGAAAGCGATTTGGATGTAATTGTCCTTTACCGAGTTTGTAACCTTCTTTCAACGCCTTCCATGTGTATCTTTGAGCCTCCTCAACAGCGCTTACTGCGTCGCTTCCCTGCGCCAAAAGGACTGCGATGGCAGCAGCTAACGTACAACCTGATCCATGGTAGCTCCCGGGCAAGCGCTCCCATTCGAAAACTCTTAGTCGTCGGTTATCTGCGTAGAGTGTATTGATGACTGCTGGCGTTTGTTCATGCGTGCCGGTGATGAGCACGTAGGCACATCCGTACGCCATTAGCCGCTCGGCTGCGCTGTCGAGGTCTTCCATGCCGCCTGCAAGTCGGCGAGCCTCTAGGCTGTTAGGGGTCAGTACCGTGGTATGCGGAAATAGCAGATTAATAATGGCTTCCTGGATCTCGTTATCGACGAGCGACTTGCCGGTGGCCGATGCCATCACCGGATCTAGGATCACGGGGATCGCTTTGTGCTGTATGAGAATGTCATGAATCGCCTCAACGAGGCTTACGCTGCCGATCAAGCCAATTTTGAAGGCCTTCACCGGCATATCGTTCAGTACCAATGAAGCCTGGATTTTTAGATCCGATGGTTTCTGCGGAATACAGTATTTGAGCTCCGATGTATCCTGTGCCGTCAGCGCCGTGATAACTGGTGCAGCATGCCCTCCCAGGCTGGCAATCGTTTCGATATCGGCCTGTATGCCTGCCCCACCGGTAGGATCATGACCTGCAAAGTCTAAGACCACTGGAATTTGCTGCGGTGTGCTATCCATTTCAGAGCTATACTACACGCCCAAACCTGTTGCGAGAATAAGCGCAAGAATTCTAAAGCGGTTCGCGTGAAGACATATATGTGTACGATCTGTGGCTTCATCTATGATGAAGCCAAGGGATGGCCCGAGGATGGCATCTCACCCGGGACGAAGTGGGAGGACGTTCCCCTAAACTGGGTGTGTCCCGACTGTGGCGCCCGCAAGGAAGATTTCGAAATGGTCGCGATCTAGGAGGTTGTTGAAAAACACCCCCTGCTACCTGTGTTGCCTATCTGTGAGGCGGTCTTTAGAAGGGCTGGACGACTGTCAGTATGATGATTCCGATCAGAATTACAGTCGGAACCTCGTTGAGCCATCGGTAGAAAACGTGCCCGTGCTCGTTCTGATCACGCTTAAAATCCAATAGCAGTTTCCCACAGTAGATGTGATAGCCAACAAGAATGGCGACCAGAGTGAGCTTTGCATTTAACCAACCTGCGCTGGCGTAAGCCTCCCACGTGTAACCGGCGACGATAAGCCAGAACCCGAAGACAACTGTGAGTATCCCCCCAGGCGTCATGATACCGTAATAGAGCTTGCGCTCCATTACCTTGAATCGTTCATTGCTGATCGCGTCAGTCGTCATAGCGTGATAGACAAATAGCCTCGGTAAGTAAAATAGCCCGGCGAACCATGTGACTAAAAAGATAATATGAAAGGATTTCACCCACAGCACGGGGCTTACCCGAGTGCTTTTTGCGGAGACTCAAGCATTGTCAAAATGCGTTGACGCACCTTATTAATGTCCATCTCACCGATCTTTTGCTGCACGATCTTGCCATCCGGTGCAATGAGGAAACTGGTGGGGGTTAATAGTACGTTGCCGAATCGCTTCGCGACGCTACCATCGATGTCTAGGGCAACAGGGTAGGGGATCTGGAGCTCGCGTGCCATCTCCAAAACTTGATTCGGCGGATCGTAGTACATCGCTACACCGATAATCTCGAACCCTGATCCAGATAATTCTTGATATAGCTCGATCAGGTGTGGCATTTCTTTAATGCATGTCGCACAGGTCGTTGCCCAGAAAGTGACTAACACAGGGTGTCCCCGCAGCGCCTTTAGCTGCAATGTACGCCCGTCGATGGTCTTCAGAGTGACATCCGGAGCATGGCTTAGGCCGGTTGGTGTGAGCCAAACCCACAGGGCAGCGGCTGCCAATATCGCTGCGAAAAATACGATAAACTGGTCTTTCTTCTTCATCATCACTTAAACTGAGGCAATCTTATTTCTTGACGCCATCGTTCGCTGAGATATTAGTCGGTTCTTTCAACTGGCTCGAGCTAGAGCGTCGAAACACGTTGCGGATGTAGGTGAAGATACTTTTCACCGCGATCCAAAGCTTTGGCAGCAACCAGATCATGACTAGAATAAACACTAGTAGCAAAACAAGGAACACCCAAGGATAGGTGAGTGCTGTCCACAGGCCGGCAATAACAATGAGATCTTCACTCAGTGATGCTGTCCAATTACTGAGAGGCTCTGGCGAGGTATTAATAATTACACGGCTACCCGCTTTTGTGGCATAGGTTGCTGCCGCTAAGGAGCCGCCGATGAGGAACGCAGCGAGCTGAGCCGCTTGGCTAGTCTCACCGAATGCTCCCATAGCAAGAATTGCGCCAGCGGGGATACGGATAAAGGCATGTATGGCGTCCCAGCCTGTATCGACTCCCGGAGTCTTGTCGGCAAAGAACTCCACGCAATACATAAACCCTGCCGCCGCCATCACCAATGGGTCACTCAGCACTTCTAGATCGGGAGGGAGAGTAATGTGGCCAGTTGAGCCCAGAAGACCCAGCATGAAAACGGCTGCGTACAGATTGATGCCACTTGCCCAAGCAACACCCATGGCTAG from Gammaproteobacteria bacterium includes:
- a CDS encoding DUF2784 domain-containing protein codes for the protein MVYQALADVIVLVHLGFVVFAALGGFLVLRWTRCAWIHIPTVMWAAWIEFAGWICPLTPLENWLRGRAGAQDYSGGFIEHYIIPLLYPTALTRELQITLGVLVVIVNLAIYGWVIHRLSKRKA
- a CDS encoding carboxymuconolactone decarboxylase family protein, with protein sequence MRIPVKKLRKYPWILRPFFWNQKRKYGAILQPGLLWARVPKLFAAVAVLYGVLDRKSSPLNPVLRSLVTVRVSQINWCRFCVDINSATLAKRSGSMEKAEKLAQWKESDLFDEKEKVVLEYTEAVTYSDQQVTDELIERLKGFFDDDGIVELTGLIVFQNLSSKFNSALDVPAQGFCKLPYDHSNNNQA
- a CDS encoding HigA family addiction module antitoxin, whose translation is MSNKLLPPIHPGEILLEDFLKPMGVSQYRLAKATSVPARRINEIVHGKRAITADTALRLSRFFGISDRFWMNLQTRYDLEIEKDRLGSRLEEEVESLKEAS
- a CDS encoding type II toxin-antitoxin system RelE/ParE family toxin, which codes for MIKTFRDRDTERLFKRQRIKRFLLSIQKVAQRKLDLIDGADLIEDLRTPPGNRLEKLSGIRKGPYSIHVNDQWRICFRWKSGQATDVEIVDYH
- a CDS encoding TlpA disulfide reductase family protein, with protein sequence MMKKKDQFIVFFAAILAAAALWVWLTPTGLSHAPDVTLKTIDGRTLQLKALRGHPVLVTFWATTCATCIKEMPHLIELYQELSGSGFEIIGVAMYYDPPNQVLEMARELQIPYPVALDIDGSVAKRFGNVLLTPTSFLIAPDGKIVQQKIGEMDINKVRQRILTMLESPQKALG
- a CDS encoding DUF4126 domain-containing protein, translating into MDLVATIALAMGVAWASGINLYAAVFMLGLLGSTGHITLPPDLEVLSDPLVMAAAGFMYCVEFFADKTPGVDTGWDAIHAFIRIPAGAILAMGAFGETSQAAQLAAFLIGGSLAAATYATKAGSRVIINTSPEPLSNWTASLSEDLIVIAGLWTALTYPWVFLVLLLVFILVMIWLLPKLWIAVKSIFTYIRNVFRRSSSSQLKEPTNISANDGVKK
- the hemJ gene encoding protoporphyrinogen oxidase HemJ, which translates into the protein MLWVKSFHIIFLVTWFAGLFYLPRLFVYHAMTTDAISNERFKVMERKLYYGIMTPGGILTVVFGFWLIVAGYTWEAYASAGWLNAKLTLVAILVGYHIYCGKLLLDFKRDQNEHGHVFYRWLNEVPTVILIGIIILTVVQPF
- the hemL gene encoding glutamate-1-semialdehyde 2,1-aminomutase, which gives rise to MTQSQKLFEEAQRFIPGGVNSPVRAFKGVGGEPVFFTRGKGAYLFDTDGKRYIDYVGSWGPMIVGHAHPSVIKAVQQTAANGLGFGAPTTIETAMAKKICELMPAIEKVRMVNSGTEATMSAIRLARGVTARDKIIKFEGCYHGHVDSLLVKAGSGALTLGVPTSPGVPKALAEHTIAVTYNDLDEVRDALCKTGKDVAAIIVEPVAGNMNCVPPVRGFLQGLRALCDEYQALLIFDEVMTGFRVARGGAQQLYDVSPDLTTLGKVIGGGMPVGAFGGRADVMDHIAPQGPIYQAGTLSGNPVALAAGLATLELVLETDFYARLSDKTMRLTKGLRECAASAGIGLTTNQVGGMFGLFFTDADAITNFSQVLACNQKRFKQFFHSMLERGIYFAPSSFEAGFVSSAHGDEQFKATIETAEEVFQTL
- a CDS encoding hydroxymethylpyrimidine/phosphomethylpyrimidine kinase, whose protein sequence is MDSTPQQIPVVLDFAGHDPTGGAGIQADIETIASLGGHAAPVITALTAQDTSELKYCIPQKPSDLKIQASLVLNDMPVKAFKIGLIGSVSLVEAIHDILIQHKAIPVILDPVMASATGKSLVDNEIQEAIINLLFPHTTVLTPNSLEARRLAGGMEDLDSAAERLMAYGCAYVLITGTHEQTPAVINTLYADNRRLRVFEWERLPGSYHGSGCTLAAAIAVLLAQGSDAVSAVEEAQRYTWKALKEGYKLGKGQLHPNRFHWKHANEDLQR
- the thiE gene encoding thiamine phosphate synthase; its protein translation is MRPPLRGLYAITDNTLIAPSALLEVVEKVLIGGATVIQYRDKTTDGTRREQEAKALHELCQDHNAPLIINDDIELATMVGAEGVHLGKHDIKYHKIRALMGEGTIIGVSCYDQLNRARKAESVGADYVAFGSFFPSKTKPNSVRATTDLLREARQLISIPIVAIGGITPENGKMLLDSGADLLAVIQGLFGEPNPEAAAKRYSMLFEYMTPRG
- a CDS encoding rubredoxin, which translates into the protein MCTICGFIYDEAKGWPEDGISPGTKWEDVPLNWVCPDCGARKEDFEMVAI
- a CDS encoding flavodoxin family protein, which produces MKLKAVILNCTLKPSPERSHTQALIDKVVQLMAPLGVESESIRVVDFNIPFGVDSYMGKGDEWPLIYDKLKAADIVILGTPIWMGVRSAVAQLVIERLDGSYSDGHPETGQFPLYNKVAGVIVTGNEDGAHSAAETTLFNFSHFGCTIPANSDCYWVGDAGPGPSYIEAGGDKHMYTNKTARFMAHNLVHMAILLKENPYPTNLKALIEEARAYSEDECPTRHGETTHVA
- a CDS encoding PLDc N-terminal domain-containing protein — its product is MYMTALFFLSNKLALALGFLIATIIIAHVIRQQRSPSGTIAWLLVIVVFPYIGVPLYLMLGGRKIQQIVDSKADIQLPTDATPSVAKVTLIDRLLQGYKIPGATTSTIEALPLIKPLSGTILLPLITQHNHGLFD